From one Neovison vison isolate M4711 chromosome 1, ASM_NN_V1, whole genome shotgun sequence genomic stretch:
- the LOC122900789 gene encoding 60S ribosomal protein L39-like has translation LTISSHRTFRIKRFLAKKQKQNRPIPQWIRMKTGNKIRYNSKRRHWRRTKLGL, from the coding sequence TTGACCATTTCTTCTCACAGGACTTTCAGGATCAAGCGATTCCtggccaagaaacaaaagcagaatcgtCCCATTCCCCAGTGGATTCGGATGAAAACTGGTAATAAAATCAGGTACAACTCCAAGAGGAGGCACTGGAGGAGAACCAAGCTGGGTCTCTAA